The DNA sequence aaacccatcattcaagcagcgttTTATGGAGGAATAGCCGGTTGCTCTGATTGGGACTGGCGGGTTTCTGTCAGAAGTACCTgtgcacattgactcaagcacttaaaccagctgttacgcgatttaacgcagcgtacgcaAGCGCTTGGGTTTAAACAACAGTTGCATcgaattcaaaagtgaaagtaaaatgcgcacgtctgtatgtgcatttataagcccctcccacggtGGGAAAATTCTATCACCGCAACAACCCTAGTCATTATGCACATTTCTGCCcaatattgttttaaatttgACACTAGCTCTAGTAAATATCTGTCTGTTAAAGAGAAGTATACGGTTAGTTGTTCAAATTTGTCTTGTCTTCAGCTTTTGATGAGGAGTTTGCACTGAGAAAGATTTTCTTCTGTAATATCTGAATTTTAAGTAATATATATTGGGGGAAGCTTAAAGGATCAAACTAAAGAATTTGAATTAACtgtaatttaataaatgtaatgcttTGAAAGTATTTTAAGACAACACCTTACAATTGCTTTGTCCATTTTTTTTAGATGCCCTTGATACCCAGAAACATGCCTGTTACATAATAAAGTGCAAATTACCATATCATTTTCATTAAAAGCTAAAACTCCTTTTTGGCCACTGACATTGGTTTGTTACAGGGCATCTAAAAATGGACAAAGCAATTGTAAGCTTTTGTGACAAAAGTTAGGAATAGAAGTTGTGATTTGTCTATCAATGTAAAGttgatttaaaaatacattacttctttcttctttatttctttatagTGCCATCATGAACTTCATTGTGCAGTAATATCCAGTTTGGATTCTTGTGTAAATTGCAGTGGACCCGTTTCTAGTCGAAAATGGCTTGGCTTAACATGCAAATGTAAGTATTTAGATGTAAGTTTTAGAAAtctaagattttttaaaaatctgggCCAACTGGAAAGTAAGAACatgaaaagtatgagcatgtacagcactcaatacttttttggggctccttttgcctgaattactgcagcaatgcAGCGTGGCATGGGGTCGATCAGTCTGGCACTGCTTGggtgttatgagagcccaggttgcGCTGATAGTGACCTTCAGCTCTTTTACATTAATGGGTCTGGCATCTCACATCTTCCTCCTCACAAAAATCTATGGGGTTAAGGTCAGGTGAAtttgctggccaattaagaacagggataccatagtccttaaaccaggtactggtagttttggcactgtgtgcaggtgccaagtcctgttggacaatgaaatctgcatctccataaaGTTGGTCAGCAGCAGAAAGCATGAAGGGCTCTAAAACTTTCTGACCCAGgacctcagaaaacacagtggacaaacaccagcagatgacatggcaccccaaaccatcactgactgtAGAAACTTTTTACTGGACCTCAAGCAATGTGGATTATGCGCCTCTCCTATCTTCCTCCAGATTCTGGTACCCTGAtttccaaaggaaatgcaaaatttacttCTATCTAagaacataactttggaccactcagcagcagtccagtcctttttgtcttccctgctgaaaaaacaccagctaaaccagcaccagctaaaccagcatcaaaccagcattagcaccagctaaaccagcattagcaccagcatcccatgctggtcataccagcatatgttgtgttttggtgctggtatgctggtgaccaccagctaaaccagcatagaccagcataattcccatgctggtccattctgctttgatgctgtttttttcagcagggtttaGCCCAGGCAAGATGGTTCTGacgctgtctgttgttcaagagtggcttgacacaaggaccaactttatggagatgcagatttcattGACCTGCCCACAGTGCCAAAGTTACcagtacctggtttaaggaCCATGGTATCCCCGTTCTTAATTGGCCAGCAATCTCGCCTTACCTTAACCCCATAGAAAAGAAGATGTGATATGCCACACCCAACAATACAGAATAGATGAATgccactatcagagcaacctgggcttttataacacctgagcagtgccacagactgatcGACTCCATTCCACACCgcattgctgcagtaattcaggcaaaaggagccccaactaagtattgagtgctgtacatgctcatactttcATGTTTATACTTTTCAGTTGGCCAAGAttctaaaaatcctttctttgtattgctcttaagtaatattctaattttctaatacagtggttctcaacattattcctggaggcccactgatctgcacattttgtatgtctcccttatttaacacacctgattcaaatcatcagctcattagtagagaactctatgaactgaactgatttTGTCAGATGAAAGAGAcataagccgtttctcaataccaagtacgctaaactcggacttgtgtccttcgtagttcgaacttgcaagttcagactcggaagaacgaactcctgacgcgaaatgcattatgggaaacTTCGCTCTCATAAGTCCATAGATATGTAtgcataagtccacacaagtctcctctgatgcatcctcgataaaatgggcggatcaaggacacatccggggattttatgtgaacttgggcttgatgcgaactttgaattggaacagtacttgggccgtgACTGATggcgtttcacaagtccacaagaacgcaagtacagacaagaacgcatattgagaaatggctatagaaaatgtgcagagcagtgggcctccaggaacggagtttgagaaccactgttctaaTATAAGGAATTGGGGATTTTTCTTAggtgtcagttataatcatcaaatgaaagaaatatacatttgaaatatatcagtctgtgtgtaataaatgaacataatatacaagtttcactttctgaatggaattagtgaaataaatcaactttttcaTGATactctaattatatgaccagcacctgaaTATTTCTActttcattttttcagtgtgttcAAGATCATGGCACAAAACCTGCTTCATGAAGAATGAGAAATTGGTATATTCATTTCTTTAATCTCacattgtaaacattttaaactctgttaTATCAAACCTGTGCTTGAGTAAAGTTTGAAATGCttaagcattttgaaataataataaaaaacgtaTTATTGGCTCTTTTTTTAGATGGATGTTACACTTTCCAGTTCTGAAGAAAGCAGTTCTGATGAAGAGTATACTCCTCATGCTGAAAACAGCATTGATGAATCCTCTGATGAATTTATCCCAGATTCAAGACAAAACAGCGACAGTGGTGATAGTCTACCTATCAATACAAGGAATCCACCATATTGTAAGACCACTCAACTGTTTTCAGAGTCTAAGAAGGCAAAGAGTGTGTCTCAACCCACTCACTGTTCATCCACTGAGCAAGATATGGTTAGTGACAAATCCAGCTCTGCTCAAGATCTCGTATGTAATGATCACGACACTACCACAAGGAATACGGAGATGCTTCAGAGTTTTAAGAAAACACCAAAAGAGTCTTGTGATAAACAGTCAAACCTCAAAGACACCTTTTCCACCCACAAAAATTACTGTTATGTGTGCAAGAAACCTCAGTCTAAAATTGCCCGTCACTTTAAAAAGCATGAAGACAGTGAAACGGAAATTGCGGCTGCATTTCTGCTTCCTAAACACTCCAAGGACAGAAAAAGGTTACTTGAGAAGCTTCGAAACAGAGGCAACTATGAACATAATCAAGAGGTTATGGCGAATAAGAGTGGACCACTGAAGGTTAGAAGACGACCAGTAAGATCCGAGATCGAATTGAGTACCAAAACATATGTGCACTGCATATACTGTAAAGGCCTGTTTGTTCGCAAGGAGTTGTGGCGCCATACACGGAGATGTCCTTCAAAGATTTGTTCCGAATCTGAAGCAACTGGTAAGGCCAAAGTTCTAGTTTTGGCTGATATTGCAGAGTCAACATTCTCTCAAGCAATCTCTCCTGAAGTGTGGAAAATCTTGGGAAATATGAAGAATGATGACATTTCATCTGTTGTTCGAAATGATTTTCTCATACTGCAGTTGAGTCAGAGTCTTTACAACAAACACGGAAGTGATCCAACAAAATTTGAATACATCAGACAGAAGGTACGGGAAGTGGGCAGACTCTTGCTAagcatgaaaaaaaaattcgCCATACTTAGCTTTGAAGATGCTTTGAAGCCAAACAATTTTTACAAAGTCATTGAGGCCGTGAAAGATGTTGCTGGTTATGAAGAAAAGAGCCACTCATATAAGACACCAAGTCTTGCACTAAAGTTAGGACATTCACTTAACAAAATTGCTGACATCATTCTCTGCAGGGCCATCGCAGGAGAGGATGATGCTCTGACGAAAGCAGCAGAGCGATTCAAAAGACTCTGCTCAAGTGAATGGGCAGAACATGTCTCCCATGCTGCTCTTGCTACTTTAAGCAAATCAAAGTTCAACAAACCATCTACCATACCATTCACACATGATGTGCAGCTTCTCCACCAGTGCCTAGAGAAGAAATCAGCTGATGCTTTTGAAAACCTGAAAAACCACGAGTCTTCACAGGCATACGCAGAACTCGCCAAAGTGACACTGGCACAAGTAATCATCTTTAACCGACGTCGTGCAGGAGAAGTTTCAAAAATGACACTTGAGTGTTTTATGAAAAGAGACCAAACTGAGCTCCATGAGGACATAGCTCTTGGTCTGTCTCCGTTTGAGCAAAAAATGTCCAAGCATTTCAGCAGAGTAGAAATAATGGgcaaaaaaagggagaaaagttGCTGTTCTGCTAAGCCCTGATCTTGTTGGAGCAATACAACTTCTTGTGGACAAGAGACATTCATGTGAAGTAGATGGGGACAACCCCTTTCTATTTGCAAGACCAAAGTGTTCAGCCACTAGTTTCTTCAGGGGACAAGACTGCATCAGGCTTTTTGCAAATCAGTGTGGTGCCCAGAACCCTGAATATCTCAGATCTACACAACTCCGTAAGCAGGTTGCAACAATGTCCCAGATTCTTAATCTTAAGGATAATGAGCTGGATCAGCTTGCCAACTTTTTGGGCCATGACATTCGGGTCCATAGAGACTATTATCGGTTGCCAGATGCAACTATAGAAATTGCAAAAATCTCAAAGCTGCTTCTGGCAATGGAGAAAGGAACCCTTGCAAGTTTCCAAGGAAAGTCTCTTAGTGAAATTGAGATTGAAGGTATGTgcataattttatatatatttggaTAATTAATCTTACAAAGTACCTTACAGGAATATCATTAATTTAGCAATAGCATACATGCAGTCATTGATTAGGTTTACATgtacaccaataatgcgattatttccaataatcagAGTAAGGACTTAATGACAGTAAGTTGATTACATGACCTAGAGTTAACCTGTTCCCTCCTGTTTacgtgcagtttttattttctgattattcacacatagcccaatgcagagcacaaatgacAAACTCATATATATTGTCCACTGTTTTAATTGCCTTGCGTTAAACGCCAACACATTAGATGGCATctaatatgtaaaataagtagggatgcaccgaatccagattttttaggttcggccgaatcccgaatccaccgtttaagattcggccgaaaccgaataccgaatcctactcgcatccttattccaacacagtaaaacacattaatgaagtaaacaacgtccacagcagtgtatttttcattttatttaattttaactgtacattatgccaggatgacaagttggaaaaactattttgacaataaccataagcctatgcataatgaaagcgatgcgttgcgacacgctcgtttttccaataagcaagcatctctgcgctgaaaactatatttaactttgagtgagaagctccgctcgtcaatgtcagttttcacacggccgtccaattacagtggaggaggagcgggacattaccacagcaaccaaccggctcacagctgaagcatcacagctatcaagcgctcggctgaaaaacagctggcatttggcgtcctcaaggcgttttcagccgtgtttaaaagttttggtgtgtccagcccccaAACTTCACAGAAAGAAAaggctcatctccacgtcagcacccgatgtgtgtaatcaacggccgcgtgacgtcaaCCAGcatagcgcaagcctagggttcggttcggtgggaaaaaaatctaggattcggccgaacccgaaccccgtcaaaaagcccagtattcggccgaatccgaatcctggattcggtgcatccctaaaaataAGTAAGCATCACCAAGTGGTTATGGGGAAAAGAGATTTAATGAAGGTTCTTATGTAGCATAGTTCTTCAGTAGTGATGTTGTCATGTCAACCTTCTACATTTTTTACCTAAAGTTTACACATGATAACAAAAGGCCTACAAACAATAGAAACCTGTTAGGACCTCCTACAGGAGGTTGGACTTTCAAGCAGTCTACCCTGAGGAATGGTGTTTCTTAGTTATTCACACTGATCAGTTTCTATAGGCCATAAAACTGCAGGCACATATGTTGATTACATCAGGGCACAGCTGCAATGTAACACATTAGACATTGATTATGCATTTgaagaaatatacaa is a window from the Misgurnus anguillicaudatus chromosome 21, ASM2758022v2, whole genome shotgun sequence genome containing:
- the LOC141353225 gene encoding uncharacterized protein isoform X3; translation: MLRKKRIKPEQDAKEHVLSGKDKAFIEKRYINAYKGRGVFALKHIESSTFVVEYRGILCQSKYVDDVKGNYLFDFTWNGAHYCIDASKEDGSLGRLVNDDHKNPNCKVKTVVVEGKPHLCLFSLRDICPDEEITYNYGDSSWPWRSVELCDEISVAVDESIEGPSSSRKEKELCDEISVAVDESIEGPSSSRKEKCHHELHCAVISSLDSCVNCSGPVSSRKWLGLTCKLCSRSWHKTCFMKNEKLMDVTLSSSEESSSDEEYTPHAENSIDESSDEFIPDSRQNSDSGDSLPINTRNPPYCKTTQLFSESKKAKSVSQPTHCSSTEQDMVSDKSSSAQDLVCNDHDTTTRNTEMLQSFKKTPKESCDKQSNLKDTFSTHKNYCYVCKKPQSKIARHFKKHEDSETEIAAAFLLPKHSKDRKRLLEKLRNRGNYEHNQEVMANKSGPLKVRRRPVRSEIELSTKTYVHCIYCKGLFVRKELWRHTRRCPSKICSESEATGKAKVLVLADIAESTFSQAISPEVWKILGNMKNDDISSVVRNDFLILQLSQSLYNKHGSDPTKFEYIRQKVREVGRLLLSMKKKFAILSFEDALKPNNFYKVIEAVKDVAGYEEKSHSYKTPSLALKLGHSLNKIADIILCRAIAGEDDALTKAAERFKRLCSSEWAEHVSHAALATLSKSKFNKPSTIPFTHDVQLLHQCLEKKSADAFENLKNHESSQAYAELAKVTLAQVIIFNRRRAGEVSKMTLECFMKRDQTELHEDIALGLSPFEQKMSKHFSRVEIMGKKREKSCCSAKP
- the LOC141353225 gene encoding uncharacterized protein isoform X2, whose translation is MCSLFLVNMLRKKRIKPEQDAKEHVLSGKDKAFIEKRYINAYKGRGVFALKHIESSTFVVEYRGILCQSKYVDDVKGNYLFDFTWNGAHYCIDASKEDGSLGRLVNDDHKNPNCKVKTVVVEGKPHLCLFSLRDICPDEEITYNYGDSSWPWRSVELCDEISVAVDESIEGPSSSRKEKELCDEISVAVDESIEGPSSSRKEKCHHELHCAVISSLDSCVNCSGPVSSRKWLGLTCKLCSRSWHKTCFMKNEKLMDVTLSSSEESSSDEEYTPHAENSIDESSDEFIPDSRQNSDSGDSLPINTRNPPYCKTTQLFSESKKAKSVSQPTHCSSTEQDMVSDKSSSAQDLVCNDHDTTTRNTEMLQSFKKTPKESCDKQSNLKDTFSTHKNYCYVCKKPQSKIARHFKKHEDSETEIAAAFLLPKHSKDRKRLLEKLRNRGNYEHNQEVMANKSGPLKVRRRPVRSEIELSTKTYVHCIYCKGLFVRKELWRHTRRCPSKICSESEATGKAKVLVLADIAESTFSQAISPEVWKILGNMKNDDISSVVRNDFLILQLSQSLYNKHGSDPTKFEYIRQKVREVGRLLLSMKKKFAILSFEDALKPNNFYKVIEAVKDVAGYEEKSHSYKTPSLALKLGHSLNKIADIILCRAIAGEDDALTKAAERFKRLCSSEWAEHVSHAALATLSKSKFNKPSTIPFTHDVQLLHQCLEKKSADAFENLKNHESSQAYAELAKVTLAQVIIFNRRRAGEVSKMTLECFMKRDQTELHEDIALGLSPFEQKMSKHFSRVEIMGKKREKSCCSAKP